From a single Vitis vinifera cultivar Pinot Noir 40024 chromosome 18, ASM3070453v1 genomic region:
- the LOC100241501 gene encoding disease resistance protein RUN1 isoform X1 produces the protein MENLKKLDLGETGIKKLPSSIGRLKALQYLDLSFCENLANLPKSICNLSSLKTLILDACYNLKGFPEIKDDTENLKRLYLRATDIEELPSSIGRLKALQHLDLSYCKNLRSLSENIFNLSSLETLIVRECSNLKRFPEIKDDMENLKRLDLGEIDIEELPFSVGRLKALQHLDLSGCKSLRSLSESIDNLSSLETLIVQGCSNLKGFPEIKDDMENLKRLDLRETDIEELPFSVGRLKALQHLDLSGCKSLRSLSESICNLSFLETLIVQGCSNLKHFPEIKDDMENLKRLDFRETSIEELPSLIGRQKALQHLDLSSCKNLRSLSESIFNLSSLETLIVRGCSNLKRFPEIKDDMENLKMLDLRETGIEELTSSIGRLKALQRLDLSGCKSLRSLSESICNLSSLETLIVRGCSNLKRFPQIKDDMENLKMLDLRETGIEELTSSIGRLKALQRLDLSGCKSLRSLSESICNLSSLETLIVRGCSNLKRFPQIKDDMENLKRLDFRETSIEELPSLIGRQKALQHLDLSSCKNLRSLSESIFNLSFLETLIVQGCSNLKRFPEIKDDMENLKRLDLREICIEELTSSIGRLKALQHLDLSGCKSLRSLSESICNLSSLETLIVRGCSNLKRFPEIKDDMENLKMLDLRETSIEELTSSIGRLKALQRLDLSSCKSLRSLSESIFNLSSLETLNVERCPKLERLEVNLVGSSRSSGSSDLTFCFLKQRVIWWGNRSFYSFKRHNEGKVLNHHVFSLLSLVELCERNSTFMESIIFSDCLHPSSLKVLSVGNFNTMERGILSDIFHYSSLKTLSLHNCNLMEEGILTNVWSLPLLEELSLSNCNLREGEILNHICHLSSLLKLSLDGNHFSRIPANIIQLSKLRTLDLSHCQKLVQIPTLPQSLRFLDAHGCPCLETLSSPSSSLGFSLFKCFKSAIEEFECRSYWSKEITIFIPGNNGIPEWISHKKKGSKIETELPVNWWEDNNFLGFAVFVPLHIESKEDPCSLTCELYFHNCLEYPERFFYELRFLDKLSFERGYPCCHNGGESNRVWVAYYPKVAIENDYWSDKWIHLKALFHSEHSKVEECGLHLIYKTDILNTDFNVKRSLDDAENPHNKKSRHL, from the exons ATGGAAAATCTAAAAAAGCTTGATTTGGGCGAAACAGGTATAAAAAAGCTTCCATCCTCAATTGGACGTCTAAAGGCTCTTCAATACCTAGATTTGTCATTTTGCGAAAACCTTGCGAATCTTCCGAAGAGCATTTGCAATTTGAGCTCTCTTAAAACTCTCATCTTGGATGCCTGTTACAATTTAAAGGGCTTTCCAGAAATCAAAGATGATACGGAAAATCTAAAAAGGCTTTATTTGAGGGCAACAGATATAGAAGAGCTTCCATCCTCAATTGGGCGTCTAAAGGCTCTTCAACACTTAGATTTGTCTTATTGCAAAAACCTAAGGAGTCTTTCGGAGAACATTTTCAATTTGAGCTCTCTTGAAACTCTCATTGTGCGGGAGTGTTCAAATTTAAAGCGCTTTCCAGAAATCAAAGATGATATGGAAAATCTAAAAAGGCTTGATTTGGGGGAAATAGATATAGAAGAGCTTCCATTCTCAGTTGGACGTCTAAAGGCTCTTCAACACCTAGATTTGTCTGGTTGCAAAAGCCTAAGGAGTCTTTCAGAGAGCATTGACAATTTGAGCTCTCTTGAAACTCTCATTGTGCAGGGGTGTTCAAATTTAAAGGGCTTTCCAGAAATCAAAGATGATATGGAAAATCTAAAAAGGCTTGATTTGAGGGAAACAGATATAGAAGAGCTTCCATTCTCAGTTGGACGTCTAAAGGCTCTTCAACACCTAGATTTGTCTGGTTGCAAAAGCCTAAGGAGTCTTTCGGAGAGCATTTGCAATTTGAGCTTTCTTGAAACTCTCATTGTGCAGGGGTGTTCAAATTTAAAGCACTTTCCAGAAATCAAAGATGATATGGAAAATCTAAAAAGGCTTGATTTTAGGGAAACAAGTATAGAAGAGCTTCCATCCTTAATTGGACGTCAAAAGGCTCTTCAACACCTAGATTTGTCTAGTTGCAAAAACCTAAGGAGTCTTTCGGAGAGCATTTTCAATTTGAGCTCTCTTGAAACTCTCATTGTGCGGGGGTGTTCAAATTTAAAGCGCTTTCCAGAAATCAAAGATGATatggaaaatctaaaaatgCTTGATTTGAGGGAAACAGGTATAGAAGAGCTTACATCCTCAATTGGACGTCTAAAGGCTCTTCAACGCCTAGATTTGTCTGGTTGCAAAAGCCTAAGGAGTCTTTCGGAGAGCATTTGCAATTTGAGCTCTCTTGAAACTCTCATTGTGCGGGGGTGTTCAAATTTAAAGCGCTTTCCACAAATCAAAGATGATatggaaaatctaaaaatgCTTGATTTGAGGGAAACAGGTATAGAAGAGCTTACATCCTCAATTGGACGTCTAAAGGCTCTTCAACGCCTAGATTTGTCTGGTTGCAAAAGCCTAAGGAGTCTTTCGGAGAGCATTTGCAATTTGAGCTCTCTTGAAACTCTCATTGTGCGGGGGTGTTCAAATTTAAAGCGCTTTCCACAAATCAAAGATGATATGGAAAATCTAAAAAGGCTTGATTTTAGGGAAACAAGTATAGAAGAGCTTCCATCCTTAATTGGACGTCAAAAGGCTCTTCAACACCTAGATTTGTCTAGTTGCAAAAACCTAAGGAGTCTTTCGGAGAGCATTTTCAATTTGAGCTTTCTTGAAACTCTCATTGTGCAGGGGTGTTCAAATTTAAAGCGCTTTCCAGAAATCAAAGATGATATGGAAAATCTAAAAAGGCTTGATTTGAGAGAAATATGTATAGAAGAGCTTACATCCTCAATTGGACGTCTAAAGGCTCTTCAACACCTAGATTTGTCTGGTTGCAAAAGCCTAAGGAGTCTTTCGGAGAGCATTTGCAATTTGAGCTCTCTTGAAACTCTCATTGTGCGGGGGTGTTCAAATTTAAAGCGCTTTCCAGAAATCAAAGATGATatggaaaatctaaaaatgCTTGATTTGAGGGAAACAAGTATAGAAGAGCTTACATCCTCAATTGGACGTCTAAAGGCTCTTCAACGCCTAGATTTGTCTAGTTGCAAAAGCCTAAGGAGTCTTTCGGAGAGCATTTTCAATTTGAGCTCTCTTGAAACACTTAATGTCGAAAGATGTCCAAAACTGGAGAGATTGGAGGTGAACCTAGTGGGATCTTCAAGATCTTCGGGATCTTCGGATCTAACTTTTTGCTTTCTAAAGCAAAGAGTAATATGGTGGGGCAATCGGAGTTTCTACTCATTCAAACGACACAATGAAGGAAAGGTCCTTAACCATCATGTTTTCTCCCTGTTGTCACTGGTAGAATTATGTGAAAGAAACTCCACATTCATGGAAAGCATAATCTTCAGTGATTGTCTCCATCCATCATCACTGAAAGTACTATCTGTTGGTAACTTTAATACAATGGAACGAGGAATCCTCAGTGATATTTTCCACTATTCTTCATTGAAAACTTTATCTCTTCATAACTGCAATCTAATGGAGGAAGGAATCCTTACGAATGTTTGGAGCTTACCTTTACTGGAAGAATTATCTCTGAGTAACTGCAATCTAAGGGAAGGAGAGATCCTCAATCATATTTGCCACCTGTCATCATTGCTAAAGTTATCTCTGGATGGGAACCATTTTAGTAGAATACCTGCCAACATCATTCAACTTTCTAAACTGAGAACCCTCGACTTGAGTCACTGCCAGAAGCTTGTACAAATTCCAACGCTTCCCCAAAGTTTACGATTTCTTGATGCCCATGGTTGTCCTTGCTTGGAAACTTTATCAAGTCCCTCAAGTTCACTTGGTTTTTCTCTATTCAAATGTTTCAAATCAGCAATTGAG GAGTTTGAGTGCCGGTCCTATTGGAGCAAGGAAATCACAATTTTTATTCCTGGAAATAATGGAATTCCGGAGTGGATAAGCCATAAGAAAAAAGGATCTAAAATAGAAACAGAGCTTCCTGTGAATTGGTGGGAGGATAACAACTTTTTGGGATTTGCTGTTTTTGTTCCACTTCACATTGAATCTAAGGAAGATCCTTGTAGTTTGACATGTGAATTGTATTTCCATAATTGCTTAGAATATCCGGAACGTTTTTTCTATGAACTCCGGTTCCTGGATAAACTCTCGTTTGAACGCGGTTATCCCTGTTGCCATAATGGTGGTGAATCAAATAGAGTTTGGGTGGCATATTATCCTAAGGTTGCTATTGAGAATGATTATTGGTCAGATAAATGGATACATTTGAAGGCTTTATTTCATAGTGAACACTCGAAAGTGGAAGAGTGTGGGCTTCATCTTATATATAAAACCGACATCTTAAATACAGATTTCAATGTTAAGAGAAGTCTTGATGATGCAGAGAACCCACACAACAAAAAATCAAGACATCTCTAG